A single window of Deltaproteobacteria bacterium GWC2_65_14 DNA harbors:
- a CDS encoding succinate--CoA ligase subunit beta, translated as MNIHEYQAKSVLAKYGVAVPRAKVADTPSEAEAIAKEFGTAVVVKAQIHAGGRGKGGGVKLAKTPDEAREVARQIIGMTLVTHQTGPQGKKVKRVLVEQAGRIRKELYLGMVVDRAVNRVVMMASTEGGMEIETVAAKTPEKILKEHVDPAVGLLPYQARKLAFGLGIPPELTGKAVRFMTALYNAFVDTDCSLAEINPLVLTEEGDVIALDAKMNFDGNGLFRHKEIQAMRDFDEEDPTETEASKFDLTYISLDGNIGCMVNGAGLAMATMDMIKMVGGSPANFLDVGGGANAEQVTNAFRLILSDPKVKAILVNIFGGIMRCDVIAEGVVAAAKTLGLQVPLVVRLEGTNVGKGKEILAASKLNIISAGDMKDAAQKVVAAAGQAK; from the coding sequence ATGAACATCCACGAATACCAGGCCAAGTCCGTTCTGGCCAAGTACGGGGTGGCCGTTCCCAGGGCCAAGGTGGCCGACACCCCCTCCGAGGCCGAGGCGATTGCCAAGGAGTTCGGGACGGCGGTCGTCGTGAAGGCGCAGATCCACGCGGGGGGGCGGGGGAAGGGCGGCGGGGTGAAGCTGGCGAAGACTCCGGACGAGGCGCGGGAGGTTGCCAGGCAGATCATCGGGATGACCCTGGTGACCCATCAGACCGGGCCCCAGGGGAAGAAGGTCAAGCGGGTCCTCGTCGAGCAGGCTGGGCGGATCCGGAAGGAGCTCTACCTCGGGATGGTCGTCGACCGGGCGGTCAACCGGGTGGTGATGATGGCCTCCACCGAGGGGGGGATGGAGATCGAGACGGTCGCCGCGAAGACGCCCGAGAAGATCCTCAAGGAGCATGTCGACCCGGCGGTCGGCCTTCTCCCCTACCAGGCGCGAAAGCTGGCCTTCGGGCTGGGGATCCCGCCGGAGCTGACCGGGAAGGCGGTCCGGTTCATGACCGCCCTCTACAACGCCTTCGTGGACACCGACTGCTCCCTGGCGGAGATCAACCCGCTGGTGCTGACCGAGGAGGGCGACGTGATCGCCCTCGACGCGAAGATGAACTTCGACGGCAACGGCCTCTTCCGCCACAAGGAGATCCAGGCGATGCGGGACTTCGACGAGGAGGACCCGACCGAGACCGAGGCCTCCAAGTTCGACCTCACCTACATCAGCCTGGACGGAAACATCGGCTGCATGGTGAACGGAGCCGGGCTGGCCATGGCGACGATGGACATGATCAAGATGGTGGGCGGCTCTCCGGCGAACTTCCTCGACGTGGGAGGCGGTGCGAACGCCGAGCAGGTGACCAACGCCTTCCGCCTCATCCTGTCCGACCCGAAGGTGAAGGCGATCCTGGTGAACATCTTCGGAGGGATCATGCGGTGCGACGTGATCGCGGAGGGGGTGGTCGCCGCGGCGAAGACGCTCGGTCTCCAGGTTCCCCTGGTGGTGCGGCTGGAGGGGACGAACGTGGGAAAGGGGAAGGAGATCCTCGCCGCGTCGAAGCTGAACATCATCTCGGCCGGCGACATGAAGGACGCGGCGCAGAAAGTCGTGGCCGCCGCCGGCCAGGCGAAGTAG
- a CDS encoding malate dehydrogenase, with amino-acid sequence MGRKKVTVIGAGNVGATTAQRLAERGFCDVVLVDIVEGMPQGKALDIQQSGPVSGFASRVIGTNGYEDTAGSDIIVITSGLPRRPGMSRDDLLKVNAGIVKDVTLKAAGKSPEAMILVVSNPLDAMTYVAHKQSGFPANRVMGMAGILDSARFRAFIAMELDVSVTDITAFVLGGHGDTMVPSTRYTTVAGIPVEDLIPKPKLEAIVERTRKGGGEIVALLKTGSAYYAPSAAAAQMCESILLDKKMILPCAVLSTGKYEGCDGLFVGLPAKLGSGGVEEVVKFHLSAEETAALKRSADEVRTLCEAVDRLGF; translated from the coding sequence ATGGGCCGAAAGAAGGTCACGGTGATCGGGGCCGGGAACGTCGGGGCGACCACCGCCCAGCGGCTGGCGGAGAGGGGCTTCTGCGACGTCGTGCTGGTCGACATCGTGGAGGGGATGCCGCAGGGAAAGGCGCTGGACATCCAGCAGTCGGGGCCGGTGAGCGGGTTCGCCTCGAGGGTGATCGGCACGAACGGCTACGAGGACACCGCCGGGTCCGACATCATCGTGATCACTTCCGGGCTTCCCCGCAGGCCGGGGATGAGCCGGGACGACCTGCTGAAGGTGAACGCGGGGATCGTCAAGGATGTCACCCTGAAGGCGGCCGGGAAATCCCCCGAGGCGATGATCCTCGTCGTCTCGAACCCTCTCGACGCCATGACCTACGTGGCCCACAAACAGAGCGGATTTCCGGCGAACCGGGTGATGGGTATGGCCGGGATCCTCGACTCGGCCCGCTTCCGGGCGTTCATCGCCATGGAGCTCGACGTCTCGGTGACCGACATCACCGCCTTCGTCCTCGGGGGGCACGGGGACACGATGGTCCCTTCCACCCGGTACACCACGGTGGCCGGGATTCCGGTGGAGGACCTGATCCCGAAGCCGAAGCTCGAGGCGATCGTCGAGCGGACGCGGAAGGGGGGCGGGGAGATCGTGGCGCTGCTGAAGACCGGCTCCGCCTACTACGCCCCCTCGGCGGCCGCGGCCCAGATGTGCGAGTCGATCCTCCTGGACAAGAAGATGATCCTCCCCTGCGCGGTCCTCTCGACCGGGAAGTACGAGGGGTGCGACGGGCTCTTCGTCGGGCTGCCGGCGAAGCTCGGGTCGGGCGGCGTCGAGGAGGTCGTGAAGTTCCATCTTTCCGCGGAGGAGACGGCAGCGCTGAAGAGGTCCGCCGACGAGGTGAGGACCCTGTGCGAGGCGGTGGACCGGCTCGGCTTCTGA